The nucleotide sequence atcctttcggggtcgataaattaagtaccagtaacgcactggggtcgatgtaatcgacttaatccgtttggctgtccttgtttgtcctctctgtgtttagccccgtgtgggtagtaaagaaataggtatttcgtctgccgctacgttctgatttcaaattccgctgaggtcgattttgcctttcatcctctcggggtcgataaattaggtaccagttgcgtactggggttgatctaatcgactggttccctcccccaaaatttccggcgttttgcctcgagtagaaaaaaacttaacctaattaacctattattttgttgtttttatataaatcgCCCTCTTTTGGCTACCCCCATTATCACCCTACTTTTTGAatgcccccttggaactttccaccgccCCTAAGGGAGTGctaccgcccactttgggaaaCAATGGATTAAGACGATGAGTGTTCCCAGCGGCGCGTCTtgtccttgagcaacacactttgtttcacgttgctccagttcactcagcctgtatttcaaaggaccagctttgttgtattctgtgttatgctgaatctccctgagaactacgttaggtatatacgcatgtgtgtggagTGCTTATCCACTtgaatttcatgaacaggctattccgttgttcggatcaactggaaactgTGGTGTATGCGGCAGATTTGAAATAAGGACACCTACCGTCTCTTCGTTGACGGATACCTCTCCAGTGGTAATGCACCCTTCCACGCAGCTCGACCcgaacactagaaatagcagctgctccTACCTTAACAACGAGCTCACACGTCCGACTCGTTCGGTTATCTCGATCGAAAAGGCCCAATGCTGCCCTGTCTGCGCGTGCGTCACTCCTGCcccttcctcttccggtcagccccaagttccggtcagctccccagctgctggcGTCATCCCAcagaaccctcgtcatcgtaaccgtaGTGCCAGTTTTATAGTCATGGCTGTTATAGTCACACTGTTTCGGCCACTGTGTTCTCCGGCCTTCTTCAGGTGCCTACTGTACTCGTCATTAAACGTTTTCGGAATTCCGAATCAAACTCTTCCTTTTGCATAGGAAATATatcttggagtaaagattgtttgccaacataacatggccgtcctggtttaggacgaatgttgctgtaatttagccccaggagaaatcgtctccagctggctatacgacacgatctgtgtccttatattttcgaacaagggaatctatcACCCCTACTCAGCTCAAAGCAATACCtctgtatcgcgatttccgggttatttcccttcatcagcacaggaTAATTGTCCGGCTAGAAATTCccgttcgatatatatatagttttcaaatatatagtttcaaataaatagttttcaaagtgacaactagtcactgatctataaattagaaaaattactatttttaaatctcacaacgagataTATCTCCTCCAACACTAATACAGCTAGAGATTCAACATTTAATTGATTAACAAACTTTTCGTCGTTTGTTAATCATGAATACATTAACGAAAGGCCGTatactaataaacacacacacacacacacacacacactcggatATAACctgcacacacagtcacacatacgcGCTCCCTCGTACATACAACATGAAGAGGATCAGAATGCAAGAAATGACGCCTACCTCTTTCCTCATCGATTTGGTATTCAGTTTTTGGCTGCAAATAATCATATTGGATTTGGTTTAAGGAGACTTCTAGTGGGAACTGAACATTGATTGGTTCGTCATGCGACGAAGAACAGGGAAGAGGATTATTTTCAGTGGAATCATTAAAAAGTTCTTTTTGGTTAAGGTTAGCGCCAAAGCAAGTTTGGTGGTCGTCTGACTGAAAATTGTTTTCTGACGCCATTATTTCTCTTATTATGGAGTAGACGTTTGTATCAGTCACTTTGGTGTTCGCTTCTGTAACTTGGTAGCTCAGTTCATCCActaagaatataaaacaaaatagaaattagaTAAATTCATTGTTTGTGAATGCTTCAGTAAGTATTGGTCTGGTCTGCCTGCCTACatacctgcctgcctgtctgtctgtctgtctgtctgtctgtctgtctgcctgtctgtctgtctgtctgtctacctggtCGCATGTATGACAATAAATGTGATTGcgagtgttcacacacacacacacacacacaaacaaacaaatatattctttctttggaatagtatatgtgtatatatatatatatatatatatatagaagcacaaACATAAAGCAATGAACAATAACACAACACATAAATATTGAATTGAAAAACCCTTTTAGAGAGAAAAAACTGAAGAAGGACTTTATCGGAAACGTTCAATTTCCCACTTCACACAGCATGACCACTGCTTTTTTTGTCGATTTtactacacactcacacgcacgcacgcacacacacacatacgcgcgcacacacacacacaaaagtcataatttttttctggtttaaggagactaagcatttcgcccggtgtgctaacgattctgccagctcgccgccttcaataataataataatcctttcttttataggcaaaaggcctgaaaaattttggggaggggttaagacgattatatcgactccagtacacaactggtacttaatttatcgactccggaaggatgaaaagcaaagtcgatctcggcggagtttgaactcagaacgtagcgacgggcgaaatattagggacagctaggatactaaGGAAGATTTCTGGTATCTAAAGTTACGTGTTGTAGTCCGATATTAGGacatttcttttccaacagtttaatTTGTTGAGCGTATGTGAAACGATAATAATTATCATTGCGGAATAAATATATCGAGAGGATAGAAAAGACATCGAAAGGTCATTGATTTTGCAATCCCCAATGATAGTGAGTAGATATCAGCGAAATGGAGAAAAGGGAGAAACATCAGGGGCTAACCAGAGTGATGATGAGACTGTGGAAACACAAAGGGGAAAATGTTTCCTGTTGTAATTTGTGCGCTCgcgcggggcaaaatgcttagtgatatttcgtctgtctttacattctgagttcaaattccgccgaggtcaactttgcctttcatcctttcaggatcgataaattaagtaccagttgcgtactggagtcgagctaattaactggcccctccccaaaatttctggccttgtgcctagaatagaaaagaatttgtGCGCTCGGCACTACAAACACCCAAACTGCTACTTTAGAAGCCGAAGGACATTGAAATTAAGACACGGGGTAAGTATTGCCAACGGGCTGAAAATTATAATCCTGTATTCGGTGAGTGCATGGACTTTGTAGTTAGTGGTATTAATTAGCAGTTTATATGATCTGTTGTCATCATTTTAGAACATACTTTGCCAGCTAGTAAGACGTAAAAAGCTTGAATATATCAGTTCGCCGTAGGTGGGTTCACATCGACGAAATTCTTCCGGGGGCATTAAGAGGAGGTCTTCACCTTTCAAACACTGGAAAGATTCGGCTGAAAAATTTCCAAAGTCTACGTCGTTTTTTTCGCCGATGTAATACAGCCAGTCGAGCACATCGTCAGAACTCCAGAATTTAGGATCTGTTATTTTCCATTTCTCGTATTGCTCTACATTGTTGATTAGTGCTGAAAGGAACAGAGAGTAAATCGTGAGAAGTAgaaactgtaacaacaacaacacaacaacaacaatgacgacatcctttctacaataggcacatggcctgaaatttgggggagggggagaggactagtcgattatatcggccccggtgcgtaactggtatttatttcatcgacttcgaaaaatgaaaggcaaagtcgacctcggcggagttcgaactcagaacgtagcgacagacgaaatacctatttctgtttctttactacccacaaggggctaaacacagagaggacaaacaaggacaaacaaacggattaagtcgattatatcgaccccagtgcgtaactggtacttaatttatcgaccccgaaagggtgaaaggcaaagtcgacctcggctgaatttgaactcagaacgtaacggcagaggaaatactgctaagcatttcgcccggcgttctaacgtttctggggtcgatgtaatcgacttaatccgtttgtttgtatttctttgtcaATAATAAGCATGTAATGTAACCATTCAAATATCATTACTAAATTTCCAACTCCTGTTGCATTTCACGTGGAATTTTTGGTTCTCCACAGTCACCTTGGTGCATAAGTCAAACTATCGTATTTTTTTGGCTGTATATTTTGGTCTTAAAGAAAATTTGACTCGTATGCCTGAAAATATGGTATTGCACTGCAAGTTTACAACGTCTTAAGTCCGTCAAATTTCAGCATTtcatctattgggttgtccggaaagcaatttttgtctggttcccaaaacatcaagtaccgaaaatgaaatttcttatcttccattttaaagggttacagaattaagacaggttataggaacataaaccttcttccacgaaaagatagcttaaactgtgctctaaatggaggtgtagtcaaatcctattttatgaactcaaccatgttctaaaataagtcgaaaggtaagctactataaattggcacgaactttccggacaacccaatacattctaTAAAACTGTTAGATCCAACTCCCAACATTTAAGTGATATTCTGACTGTCAAGTTATACCGGACGAAAATCTTACTAAAAAGAAAGCGCAAGCCTCAAGCAGAGTAACCTTCCAAacttggcgcaaggccagcaacttttttCACAGAATGGaggaagttgattatatcgacatcagtatttagctggtacttattttatcgaccatgaaaggatgaaagataaagtagatctcggtgggatttgacCTTAGATCGTAAAACCCAGAAGAAATTCTGCAAAGAATTTTATCCGACCTGCCAACGATTCTTTCGCCATTGTAATATTGAAATAATGGTCAAGTGTCTAAAGTTTGATTTccaggaggaagaggatgaggaagatgattaggaggggaggaggaagaggaaccATTTTTACTTGAGTAACATGTCATTCCATCCTTGAATGGTTACGATTTCAGTAACAGAGGTGAAGCCGGAGGAGAGGTGGTCACCTATTGAAAAGTTGTAAAGGTTCACGCAGTAAAGTGTATAATGAAACGAATGTCAGCTCTTACCAAATGCATAACTGTCAAATAAATGGCGGCTGTAAATGAAGTGAAGGGCTTCGTCTTCAGAATGGATGTTGTCTAAACATTGGTTGATACAAGCAGCATTCTCCTGAATGAAAAGATGCACAGTATTAGTGAATCAAATTTGcattatttctctcctttttactTCTTCTCATccatctttctttgtttttctctgtctctttctctacccCCACCCCAGGAGtgcgcatacacactcatgtaagCATAGATACtttcacatatacgcatatatatatacatatatataacacatgtgcatctgtgtgtgtgtggtctgcaTTTTATGACAAAGAATGACGTGCATAATATtttgcagacgtggctgtgtggtaagatgtttgatttccaaccacatggatccaggttcagtcccactgcgtgacactttgggcaagtgtcttctacgataccctcgaaccgaccaaagccttctgagtggatttggtagacggaaactgaaagaagcctattgtgtgtgtgtatatatatatatatatatataatatatatatatatatatgcatgtgtatgtgtgcgtgtgtatgtttgtgtgtgtgcttgcgtttgtctccgtaaattagcggttcggcaaatgaaagcgatagaataagtagcaggcttaacaaaaaaaaaaaagaaaagaaaagaaaacagcatcgatttattcgactaaaaattcttcaaggcggtgctccagcatggccgcagactaatgCCTCAAACAggcaaaagatagaaaaaaataagtcATTCGTTGCAGAATATTTCTGGCGCCAAATCAAAGAGCTGAACATCTAAGTGCTTGTGTACTCAATGCAACATGGTCAATGCTTGAAGAATCGACATTGAAAGACAAACCGTTGTTTTCTCTAAGCAAGCCACAagagataatcctttctactacaaggGGGGGGgaatcgattatatctaccccagtacgcaactggtacttaatttatcgatcccgaaaggatgaaaggcaaagttgacctcggcagaatttgaactcagaacgtgaagacggacaaaataccgtcTAGCTTGGGGGaggtgattaagtcgattacatcaacccaatgcgtaactggtacttatttaatcgaccccaaaaggatgaaaagcaaagtcgacatcggcggacattttaaactcaaaacgtagcggcagacgaaatactgctaagcatttctcccgcctggacgtgctaacgattcttatttctttattgcccacaaggggctaaacatagaggggacaaacaagggtattaagtcgattacatcgactccagtgcgtaactggtacttaatttatcgaccccgaaaagatgaaaggcaaagtcgacctcggtggactttttaaactcagaacatagcggcagatgaaatactggtaagcatttcgcccgcctgggcgtgctaacaattctggcagctcCCCTCGTTACAATTAgagtataataattattattattacggataCGAAATAGACTCTTCTATTCACAAGAGGTAAACACAAACGGACCACAAACTGACTTGTAAAAGtaaatctctctcttttctaaaACTTACACTTTGTACCTGCTTGGAAAATACGACGTATAACCACTTTCGTATGCtcctttaatattggtttcaaggtTTCggtattttggtacaaggctggcAAGTTCGAGGTgtggggctaatcgattacattgattccggcgagctgatagaaacgttagcacaccggccgaaatgcttagcggtattgcgtctgtcgttgcgttctgagttcaaattccgcccaggtcgactttgcctttcatcctttcggggtcgataaattaagtaccagttacgcactgatgtcgatgtaatcgacttaatccgtttgtctgtccttgtttgtcccctctatgtttagccccttgtgggcaataaagaaacagattacattgattccaataTTAAACTGCcgcttattttatcggctccgaaaggatgaaatgaaatgtaaagtcgatctcggtggaatttgaacccagaacctaaaaaatggacgaaatgccacttagcTTTTTGTccagcgcggtaacgattctgccaattcaccgacttatatacttttttttattcaatatcaTAGAAGAAGCTACATTAAGGTCTCAATGGTTAACCAAAACATATTTCAGTTCCCAATAGTTGCTAACATTAAAATGCTCTCCGCCCCGAGATGATGTCATTGCTGTATACCCTGTCATACTAATTAGCATAAAAATGTCATCCGAATGGTTGGTACAGAGTTTCTAATCATCACACACAACACTAAAGTCCACAAATCTGctttctcttccattttcctttccatttttccCTACACTGGGCCCTGTTCCTTGGAACTGGCTGATGTCCTGTTGCTCTCACTCAATCTGACCTGATTCACTCGTCTCCCTTCATTTCGTCAgtcatatttcatctgccatctTATGCCCCTGCACTAgacacaccaaccactccgttCTTTTCAGAATGTCATTCATCTGGAATTCATTCTCTGCTCATGAATGGTTGTTGTTTAAGAAGAACATCAGCTACACCAACTTCCTTTAGTCTCAGAGATCCTATGGTGGCTAAGAGTACAGGCTCTGCATTGAGTTCAGGCCCTTCCATTACaaagatattaaaaacaaaaatgaatctcTATTGACCAAGTCGATAGTATAATGGACTACTGACGACAGATTGTATACAGTCGCCATCTTTGTCCTTAATAAAGATACTCGCTGGATCACTCACCAGAGTACATGCAGTTGTTGCTTAGCCCAAGTAAGCTCTCACCGaatagacctatgatcagagaCATTCTAGCCGTAACCATCCAGGCATAATATACTCtggttacattatccaatatgtcttttCTTTAAGACGGTAGGGTATGATTCGAGACtaaattgactgctatttcttagcAAGTCGTGCAGCCACGTAGATGGCTCCTTATttgaatataagcatatattatgGATAGGCACAACTCATGCTTGAAAGCAGTGAGAGCACTACAGAATCAACGAGGACCTCGTTAGCTTGCCCT is from Octopus sinensis linkage group LG7, ASM634580v1, whole genome shotgun sequence and encodes:
- the LOC115214107 gene encoding ETS-related transcription factor Elf-3-like — encoded protein: MAVVYEQLSPENAACINQCLDNIHSEDEALHFIYSRHLFDSYAFALINNVEQYEKWKITDPKFWSSDDVLDWLYYIGEKNDVDFGNFSAESFQCLKGEDLLLMPPEEFRRCEPTYGELIYSSFLRLTSWQMDELSYQVTEANTKVTDTNVYSIIREIMASENNFQSDDHQTCFGANLNQKELFNDSTENNPLPCSSSHDEPINVQFPLEVSLNQIQYDYLQPKTEYQIDEERDCCQNLSYTTLTNKMDCESKPDLSSPHTTKLKEEEEDNLHTSRSPKSIKRMRKNETKPSRKPTKCKATSSSSKSHSKARNTKMTRAGTHLWEFIRDLLHNEQYNPEYIRWEDRENGVFRFVASEFVAKLWGIKKHNTTMNYEKLSRAMRFSRSVGYFTKLPDSGIYPKKLCFKFGPKAFGWKK